One Malus sylvestris chromosome 14, drMalSylv7.2, whole genome shotgun sequence DNA segment encodes these proteins:
- the LOC126599259 gene encoding short-chain dehydrogenase TIC 32, chloroplastic-like isoform X2: protein MLPIITSYHRLRNQWVGYLARKENLDSLSLPPRRKLLKGLTEAVLPPLLQAMFFFTLSIINFIACVSPTKVVRLLNTLVCVNFVYISGASSGIGVETSRVLAGIMATPFKLSKDNIKLHIATNHLGHFPLTNLSLETMKTTSRERKTEGRLANVSSLGHRYIYRDGFCFDKISDDSRYQKYYAYGQSKLANILHANELTRRLKEEGAEVTANSLHPGTMLTNFMRYDCFLWCLLKVLGILVSKTVEQGVGGKYFVDCNVTKPSSQAKNADLAAKPWDFSSSLTNPE, encoded by the exons ATGTTGCCAATTATTACTTCATATCATCGTCTGCGGAATCAATGGGTGGGATATTTAGCAAGAAAGGAGAATCTGGATTCTCTGTCTCTTCCACCGCGGAGAAAGTTACTCAAGGGATTGACGGAAGCGGTCTTACCGCCATTGTTACAGGCCATGTTCTTCTTTACGCTTTCTATAATTAACTTCATTGCCTGTGTCTCTCCAACTAAGGTTGTAAGGTTGCTAAATACTTTAGTGTGCGTGAACTTTGTTTATATTTCAGGAGCTTCAAGTGGTATTGGCGTAGAGACATCGCGTGTTCTTGCAGGGATTATGGCAACTCCATTCAAGCTCTCCAAAGACAACATAAAACTCCATATCGCAACTAACCATTTAG GTCATTTTCCCCTCACAAATCTTTCTTTAGAGACCATGAAAACCACATCACGAGAAAGAAAAACAGAGGGAAGACTTGCTAATGTATCATCGCTAGGTCATCGATATATATACCGTGATggattttgttttgacaaaattaGTGACGACTCAAG ATACCAGAAATATTATGCTTATGGACAATCCAAGCTTGCTAACATATTGCATGCTAATGAGCTTACAAGGCGTCTGAAG GAAGAAGGGGCAGAGGTAACAGCTAATTCTCTTCATCCTGGAACAATGCTCACCAATTTTATGCGCTATGATTGCTTTTTATGGT GTCTGCTTAAGGTGCTGGGCATATTGGTCTCCAAAACAGTTGAACAG GGAGTAGGGGGCAAATACTTTGTAGACTGCAACGTCACCAAACCGAGCTCTCAGGCAAAAAATGCAGATTTGGCTGCAAAACCCTGGGATTTTAGCTCGAGTTTGACCAATCCGGAGTAG
- the LOC126599259 gene encoding short-chain dehydrogenase TIC 32, chloroplastic-like isoform X1, with translation MLPIITSYHRLRNQWVGYLARKENLDSLSLPPRRKLLKGLTEAVLPPLLQAMFFFTLSIINFIACVSPTKVVRLLNTLVCVNFVYISGASSGIGVETSRVLAGIMATPFKLSKDNIKLHIATNHLGHFPLTNLSLETMKTTSRERKTEGRLANVSSLGHRYIYRDGFCFDKISDDSRYQKYYAYGQSKLANILHANELTRRLKEEGAEVTANSLHPGTMLTNFMRYDCFLWCLLKVLGILVSKTVEQGAATTCFVALHPQVKGVGGKYFVDCNVTKPSSQAKNADLAAKPWDFSSSLTNPE, from the exons ATGTTGCCAATTATTACTTCATATCATCGTCTGCGGAATCAATGGGTGGGATATTTAGCAAGAAAGGAGAATCTGGATTCTCTGTCTCTTCCACCGCGGAGAAAGTTACTCAAGGGATTGACGGAAGCGGTCTTACCGCCATTGTTACAGGCCATGTTCTTCTTTACGCTTTCTATAATTAACTTCATTGCCTGTGTCTCTCCAACTAAGGTTGTAAGGTTGCTAAATACTTTAGTGTGCGTGAACTTTGTTTATATTTCAGGAGCTTCAAGTGGTATTGGCGTAGAGACATCGCGTGTTCTTGCAGGGATTATGGCAACTCCATTCAAGCTCTCCAAAGACAACATAAAACTCCATATCGCAACTAACCATTTAG GTCATTTTCCCCTCACAAATCTTTCTTTAGAGACCATGAAAACCACATCACGAGAAAGAAAAACAGAGGGAAGACTTGCTAATGTATCATCGCTAGGTCATCGATATATATACCGTGATggattttgttttgacaaaattaGTGACGACTCAAG ATACCAGAAATATTATGCTTATGGACAATCCAAGCTTGCTAACATATTGCATGCTAATGAGCTTACAAGGCGTCTGAAG GAAGAAGGGGCAGAGGTAACAGCTAATTCTCTTCATCCTGGAACAATGCTCACCAATTTTATGCGCTATGATTGCTTTTTATGGT GTCTGCTTAAGGTGCTGGGCATATTGGTCTCCAAAACAGTTGAACAG GGTGCGGCAACAACATGCTTTGTGGCGCTCCATCCACAAGTAAAGGGAGTAGGGGGCAAATACTTTGTAGACTGCAACGTCACCAAACCGAGCTCTCAGGCAAAAAATGCAGATTTGGCTGCAAAACCCTGGGATTTTAGCTCGAGTTTGACCAATCCGGAGTAG
- the LOC126599259 gene encoding short-chain dehydrogenase TIC 32, chloroplastic-like isoform X4: protein MGGIFSKKGESGFSVSSTAEKVTQGIDGSGLTAIVTGASSGIGVETSRVLAGIMATPFKLSKDNIKLHIATNHLGHFPLTNLSLETMKTTSRERKTEGRLANVSSLGHRYIYRDGFCFDKISDDSRYQKYYAYGQSKLANILHANELTRRLKEEGAEVTANSLHPGTMLTNFMRYDCFLWCLLKVLGILVSKTVEQGAATTCFVALHPQVKGVGGKYFVDCNVTKPSSQAKNADLAAKPWDFSSSLTNPE, encoded by the exons ATGGGTGGGATATTTAGCAAGAAAGGAGAATCTGGATTCTCTGTCTCTTCCACCGCGGAGAAAGTTACTCAAGGGATTGACGGAAGCGGTCTTACCGCCATTGTTACAG GAGCTTCAAGTGGTATTGGCGTAGAGACATCGCGTGTTCTTGCAGGGATTATGGCAACTCCATTCAAGCTCTCCAAAGACAACATAAAACTCCATATCGCAACTAACCATTTAG GTCATTTTCCCCTCACAAATCTTTCTTTAGAGACCATGAAAACCACATCACGAGAAAGAAAAACAGAGGGAAGACTTGCTAATGTATCATCGCTAGGTCATCGATATATATACCGTGATggattttgttttgacaaaattaGTGACGACTCAAG ATACCAGAAATATTATGCTTATGGACAATCCAAGCTTGCTAACATATTGCATGCTAATGAGCTTACAAGGCGTCTGAAG GAAGAAGGGGCAGAGGTAACAGCTAATTCTCTTCATCCTGGAACAATGCTCACCAATTTTATGCGCTATGATTGCTTTTTATGGT GTCTGCTTAAGGTGCTGGGCATATTGGTCTCCAAAACAGTTGAACAG GGTGCGGCAACAACATGCTTTGTGGCGCTCCATCCACAAGTAAAGGGAGTAGGGGGCAAATACTTTGTAGACTGCAACGTCACCAAACCGAGCTCTCAGGCAAAAAATGCAGATTTGGCTGCAAAACCCTGGGATTTTAGCTCGAGTTTGACCAATCCGGAGTAG
- the LOC126599259 gene encoding short-chain dehydrogenase TIC 32, chloroplastic-like isoform X3: protein MLPIITSYHRLRNQWVGYLARKENLDSLSLPPRRKLLKGLTEAVLPPLLQAMFFFTLSIINFIACVSPTKVVRLLNTLVCVNFVYISGASSGIGVETSRVLAGIMATPFKLSKDNIKLHIATNHLGHFPLTNLSLETMKTTSRERKTEGRLANVSSLGHRYIYRDGFCFDKISDDSRYQKYYAYGQSKLANILHANELTRRLKEEGAEVTANSLHPGTMLTNFMRYDCFLWCLLKVLGILVSKTVEQ from the exons ATGTTGCCAATTATTACTTCATATCATCGTCTGCGGAATCAATGGGTGGGATATTTAGCAAGAAAGGAGAATCTGGATTCTCTGTCTCTTCCACCGCGGAGAAAGTTACTCAAGGGATTGACGGAAGCGGTCTTACCGCCATTGTTACAGGCCATGTTCTTCTTTACGCTTTCTATAATTAACTTCATTGCCTGTGTCTCTCCAACTAAGGTTGTAAGGTTGCTAAATACTTTAGTGTGCGTGAACTTTGTTTATATTTCAGGAGCTTCAAGTGGTATTGGCGTAGAGACATCGCGTGTTCTTGCAGGGATTATGGCAACTCCATTCAAGCTCTCCAAAGACAACATAAAACTCCATATCGCAACTAACCATTTAG GTCATTTTCCCCTCACAAATCTTTCTTTAGAGACCATGAAAACCACATCACGAGAAAGAAAAACAGAGGGAAGACTTGCTAATGTATCATCGCTAGGTCATCGATATATATACCGTGATggattttgttttgacaaaattaGTGACGACTCAAG ATACCAGAAATATTATGCTTATGGACAATCCAAGCTTGCTAACATATTGCATGCTAATGAGCTTACAAGGCGTCTGAAG GAAGAAGGGGCAGAGGTAACAGCTAATTCTCTTCATCCTGGAACAATGCTCACCAATTTTATGCGCTATGATTGCTTTTTATGGT GTCTGCTTAAGGTGCTGGGCATATTGGTCTCCAAAACAGTTGAACAG TAA